The stretch of DNA GGTGCACACCGGCGTGAAGTCAGCTGCAGCGCGTGCAAGCAATCAGTCAAACACCGcctagggagggagggagggctgAGATGGCTTACCGGGGTGGGAGAAGACGATGCAATAGCCATCGCCGACGTAGTCGTGGATCCGTATCTTCCCCTGGGTGGTCTCCAGCTCCAGGTCAGCTACGGTGTCTCCGATCGTCAGCCCCGGCATCTTTCGATGGTGACGCTCTCCTCGGAATTCGAACCCTTCCCACCGGCGATGCCTTGAAGGCGAGCCGCCGAGCCTCGGTTAAGAAGAACCCCGTCTCGGCCGCATGCAGCGCACGTGTCGGGGTCGTGGCAGCAGTCGTGGCGACGTGTCCTGCCTCCCTCGTGAATGTTCGGACGGAGACGAACGGGAGCGGCGCTGTCGACGTCACGTCAACACGAATTCGTTCAGCGGGAAGAAACACCTTGTTAGTCTTCGGATGCGAAGAGGATGCTCCACGTGTCGGTAGGAGACGACGGGCGCAACGTAAGGGAAGCGAGCCATGAGACACGACTTACCCTTGGAGGCTCCCGGAAGGAAACCGATGTAGGCGTTCCCTTCCCTGCTCGTAGCGTTGATGGCGTTCGGTGACATGACGCTGAGCGACCTGTTCATCCATCAGGTAAAAAAGAGCTTTAGTGTAGACATTTCACTAAAGATGAATGATGTACTTAAATACTTCTCAATCTTAGGGAATACTTACAGGACGTCTTCCTGAAGGTTCTGATGCAACCGTGCAGTTGACGGTGTAGATCCATCCGCGAGTACCGCTTACACCAGTAAGAAAAATTGGAGGGTCTCTATACACTAATCAACACTAGGACTTGCAAATCTAGACAGAAGGTACAAGTTTGGCATCCACAATCTGGGAAAGAAACAATAGACGAAAGTCCGAAATTACAAATGTTTCGAAGGCATTCTCACATATCCACAGCATAAATTGATTGATCCATGTAATGTTTTCACTCTATGCCAAATGTACACGGGAAGGGCGTTGGAAATCCTGCCCAAGGGAAGCAAGTGACATACTCATCCCCAAATGAGGCGCTTTAAACTCTGtgacttctgacatgttcctcacaCACACGGCACTGGAGCAGTTCCTCCGTCAAACATGAAAGCAAATTGTCAATTTCCAAGAGCTTCTAATGACAACAATTTCCTTCCAGCTGGAGGCGCCAACCCCGGTATGTCTCTGATGTTCTTGTCGTTCGGGTGCACAATCTGCCAATTGGGAAACAAAAAAGGTTAGATGATAGTAATTAGAATCATCGCCATCTGGGTTATACAGTGACTTTGTGGAAGCTCTGTATGTGCAGGAACACGCCTATGCGACAAAACTATTTACGACTCTGTGATGTTATTGTCAAAGTTAAATGGATTGAAATAGTTGTTTGTAGATCCATTTATTCAGTAAAATGTGTTGTTGACCAACAAAACTTACATGACAATTAGAACTTACCATATGCAAGTTCTCAATGGCTGGATGTTAACCTAAAAGTTGGTAGCCAAGTCTACTAGCAGATAACAATAATACTTCATGCAAGTATGATGACTTAATTTGGAAAAAACATACTAATATGCTTACAGAAGTTCCAGTCTCGAAGTAAAAGAAAGAGATGAAATGGCTGTGATTGACACAAGAAGAAGTGGGAGAGTACCTTCACAATAATGATTGCAATGACACCACAAACTATAAGAAATAAGAAAAACATGATGCACTTGTCGGTGGCAACCTGAAAGAAGAGTTTTGGTCATTAGAGTAGATTAAGTGGAGAATACATGGAAGACTGGAATAAAGAGGAAAGAACATCGAGAACAGAGACCAAAGGACAACCTGCCTACCAATCTCTTTCACCAACTGAGAAGCCTTCTTGATGGAAAAATGAATGGTGTCCAGTTCATTAACAATTCGACCCATTTGTTCTGTCTGCAAAATCACAGAATTTTACTCTTTTAACAGAAAATTTGTTTGTAAAGAAGACATtttacaagaagaagaaaaatataagtAGGAGGAATTAAAAAAAGTCAATCACAGTCAATTGTGATCTGCTTACGAAAGTGCTTGGTAACTTACTTGGCCTTTAAGATTTGCAGCAGTTTGAGTTCCTACTTCAATGGTTTGCTCAACGACCTATAAGTTCAAAGTTATATGTGAAGATACGAAAGCAAACGATAACCCAGAGGTTCCATGAAGATAAGAATTCACCATTTTTGAACGCTCAATGGCTTGATCAGTCTCATCCATCTGCTTCCTTCCATTGTCTATCAGCTCTTGattagacatatctacaagatgACACAATATTAACGACATAATAAGCATGCAGACTAAATGGTAAATGGCAAGTTTCTCAGAAAACAGTTGAGATATCACAATCAGACAGCAAGCTTGAGCATGAATAAACTTTCAATCAATGTGTTTCATAGCACCTCTATATTGGTCCATTCATCCAAAGAGTGTCACATGCTAAAAT from Musa acuminata AAA Group cultivar baxijiao chromosome BXJ2-11, Cavendish_Baxijiao_AAA, whole genome shotgun sequence encodes:
- the LOC103971997 gene encoding novel plant SNARE 13 — translated: MASDLPISPELEEIDGKIQDIFRALQNGFQKLDKIKDPSRQTKQLEELTGKMRECKRLIKEFDHELKDQESRIQPEHNKQLNEKKQSMIKELNSYVALRKTYQSNLGNKRVELFDMGAGTSDPVTQENVKMASDMSNQELIDNGRKQMDETDQAIERSKMVVEQTIEVGTQTAANLKGQTEQMGRIVNELDTIHFSIKKASQLVKEIGRQVATDKCIMFFLFLIVCGVIAIIIVKIVHPNDKNIRDIPGLAPPAGRKLLSLEALGN